The nucleotide window CCGCCGAGCGGCGGCTTGCCCGGCAGGCGCGGCAGGTGGCAGCAGTCCATGAAGGGCGCCACGCGGATGATCGTGTTGTGGCCCCAGTACTGGCCCTCGCCGAGCTGCCAGTAGTGCAGCCCGGCGGCGAAGAGCGGCCCGTAGATCCGGCTCGCGAACTGCTGCACGCGCGCGAACAGCGAGCGGCGCAGCACCGCCACGGGTGCGGTCTGGATCATGCCGGCGTCCGGCTGCGCCTCCATCATCGCCACGAGGCGCGCGATCGCCGTGCCCGACATCACGCTGTCGGCGTCGAGCATCACCATGTAGCGGTACTGGTTGCCCCAGCGGCGGCAGAAGTCGGCGACGTTGCCGGCCTTGCGCTCGAGGCGCACCCGGCGCCGGCGGTAGAAGATGCGTCCGAAGCCGCCGACGTCGCGGCACCACCCGAACCAGGCGGCCTCCTCCTCGACGGCGAGGCCGGGGTCCCGGGTGTCGGAGAGCACGAAGAAGTCGAAGCGCTCGAGCTGCCCGGTCTTCGCGAGCGAGGCGTGGATCGCGCGCAGCCCGGCGAAGACGCGCGCCACCGGCTCCTCGCAGATCGGCATCACGATCGCGGTGCGCGCGCCGGGGTCGAGGGTGGCGAGGTCGGCCGCACCGGCCGGGAGCCGCGTCACCGCGAAGCGGTCGCGTCGCGAGAGCAGCAGGAAGAAGCCGAGGGTCGCGGTCCAGAAGCCGATCGAGATCCAGCCGAAGAGCGCGCCGAAGCAGACCGCGATCGCGGCCTCGAGCCAGTTGGCGCCGCCTTCGGGGAGCACGCTCAGCATGAAGGCGGCTGCGATCACGCTCGGGATCAGCACGAGCAGCGTGAGCAGCAGGCGCCGGCGCAGCGCGGTGAAGCGCCAGCGCCGGCGGCGCTCGGGCGGGACGGTGGGGACCGTCGCCGGCGCGTCCTCGCCGCGGCCCGGCGCGCGCTCGATCGAGCGGCGCAGTCCGCGGCGCACGAAGCGGTGGGTCACGAACGAGCGGCGCTCGTGTGGGGGCATCGAGTAGAGCCGCCGGCGTCCGGACGGGCGCGCCGGCTCGGGTTCGGCCGACGCGCCGATCCCGCCGGCCAGGACGGTCGCGATCCGCCAGCCCACGAACGCGTCGGGCTCACCCGCGTGCGGCCCCTCGAGCGGCTGCGGGTGCAGATCGAGCAGGAGCCGGCGCAGCGCGCCGAAGGCGGCCGCCTGGGCGTCGAGGCCGTCGCCGGGATCCGGCTGCGTCGCGGCGCGCTCGATCGCGCGCTCGGCCAGCGTGGTGCGCGCCGGCTCGGCGGCGCCGAGCTCCTCCAGGTAGGCGCGCAGGCGCTCGCGGGCGCTGCGCCAGTCCTGGAAGAGCCGGTCGCGGTGGATCTCGAGCCGTGCGGGCTCGCCCTCGCCGCCCCCCGGGCCGGGCGCGGCAGCGGGCGAGGCGCCCGAGCCGGGAGCCTGCGGAACGCCGGCGCTCATGGCTTCAGAAGATAGGTCCAGGTCTCGGTGAGCGTGTCCTCGCCGTGCTGCAGGA belongs to Deltaproteobacteria bacterium and includes:
- the mdoH gene encoding glucans biosynthesis glucosyltransferase MdoH, producing MSAGVPQAPGSGASPAAAPGPGGGEGEPARLEIHRDRLFQDWRSARERLRAYLEELGAAEPARTTLAERAIERAATQPDPGDGLDAQAAAFGALRRLLLDLHPQPLEGPHAGEPDAFVGWRIATVLAGGIGASAEPEPARPSGRRRLYSMPPHERRSFVTHRFVRRGLRRSIERAPGRGEDAPATVPTVPPERRRRWRFTALRRRLLLTLLVLIPSVIAAAFMLSVLPEGGANWLEAAIAVCFGALFGWISIGFWTATLGFFLLLSRRDRFAVTRLPAGAADLATLDPGARTAIVMPICEEPVARVFAGLRAIHASLAKTGQLERFDFFVLSDTRDPGLAVEEEAAWFGWCRDVGGFGRIFYRRRRVRLERKAGNVADFCRRWGNQYRYMVMLDADSVMSGTAIARLVAMMEAQPDAGMIQTAPVAVLRRSLFARVQQFASRIYGPLFAAGLHYWQLGEGQYWGHNTIIRVAPFMDCCHLPRLPGKPPLGGEILSHDFVEAALMGRSGWTLWLAYDLEGSYEEVPSTLLEEMARDRRWCQGNIQHLRLFFTEGLRGAHRALFLNGVLSYVSAGLWFTFLALSTTEAVWEALREPVYFPPGPSLFPEWPVWRPDWAFALAGVTAAILFLPKLLAILLVVLRGRAREFGGFFRLLASALLEVLVSTLLAPVRMVFHTRFVFSNLLGRTVVWSSPPRGDRETSWREALRYHAIDTVWAGAWAAGVFALNPSYFWWLTPIVAALILSVPVSVLTSRIGLGDRTRGAGLFLTPEESSPPPEIADVARETARAEAARAALPPVEHDGFVRAVVDPAVNAVHCALLGGTRGGKQGLRAARRALVEQALAQGPDALGAGERRLLLADVEPMIELHRGVWQLADRTRTVRWGVPGG